A region from the Bacteroidota bacterium genome encodes:
- a CDS encoding gliding motility-associated C-terminal domain-containing protein — protein MASKKGLTILVALFYCISSTYSQTISGVINVYTAVTAVDLADITCASVAGFAVGDRVVIIQMKGATIDETDSPAFGDVLAYNSAGYYEFGTIISISGLTITVENPLCRTYDIAAAVQLIRVPVYDNVTIVGDVTATDWNGVTGGVVVLEVTNTLTFNANINVTGQGFRGGTHCTSFFSCGVNDYYSDYSGILSCVGGEKGEGIVVLDSDIAGSRGKAANGGGGSNSGQHGGAGGSNFGAGGVSAYEWTGCFPYDDIWATPGIALDYSEDRAFLGGGGGGGHQDNGLEVTDGSDGGGLVLINANTIDGGGFAINANANNVIEITDSEGAGGAGAGGSVILRVSNYSSDLYVNTIGGFGGSIESTIWAGTCHGPGGGGGGGYLGISLPALPANVFLNNVGGLPGIITSPGAFCTGTPHGAEPGAVGGVMTNIPESLIYPVVDLGNDTAVCVYLDPFILDAGAGFEYVWNDLTTDQTLDIYNDGIYFVAVSNAFGCTDFDSITIIVNDAPPLNLPDTIQFCFGEEFIYDAGAGVVSYLWQDGSSTQTFTAAEEGIYWVTITNAIGCSTTDSSIILTPWSLPVFNLGSDSIICLGDEILLDATQINSTYLWNDGNTNSTQLITVPGLYSVEVTNEFNCTSFDEINFTPGCGHDIFVPNAFSPNEDGVNDDFNVVPYNPIINYDLKIFSRWGQLLYNSADINIGWDGNIRNKPAEIGTYITLITYQVETFEGPVTYTLNGTVTLLR, from the coding sequence ATGGCATCAAAGAAAGGGCTAACCATTTTGGTTGCACTATTTTATTGTATCTCTTCCACTTATTCCCAAACAATTTCGGGGGTAATAAACGTGTATACCGCAGTAACTGCAGTTGATCTTGCGGATATTACCTGTGCCTCGGTTGCAGGTTTTGCTGTTGGTGATCGTGTTGTTATCATACAAATGAAAGGTGCAACTATTGATGAAACCGATTCCCCTGCTTTTGGTGATGTTTTAGCTTACAATAGTGCCGGATATTATGAGTTTGGGACCATTATCAGTATTTCCGGACTTACCATTACTGTGGAAAATCCGCTCTGCAGAACTTATGATATTGCCGCTGCTGTACAATTAATACGGGTTCCTGTTTATGATAATGTAACTATAGTTGGTGATGTAACGGCAACAGATTGGAATGGCGTTACGGGTGGAGTTGTGGTTTTGGAAGTAACAAATACTTTAACATTCAACGCCAATATAAATGTTACAGGACAGGGGTTCAGAGGTGGGACACATTGCACTAGTTTTTTCAGTTGCGGTGTAAATGATTATTATTCTGATTATTCGGGTATACTTTCTTGTGTTGGGGGTGAAAAAGGGGAAGGAATTGTTGTTTTAGATTCTGATATTGCAGGTAGCAGGGGCAAAGCTGCAAATGGGGGAGGAGGAAGTAATTCAGGGCAGCATGGTGGTGCAGGAGGAAGTAATTTTGGTGCAGGAGGTGTTAGTGCTTACGAATGGACAGGTTGTTTTCCCTATGATGATATTTGGGCTACACCCGGAATTGCATTGGATTATTCAGAAGATCGGGCATTTTTGGGTGGAGGTGGTGGAGGCGGACATCAGGATAATGGATTGGAGGTTACCGATGGTTCGGATGGCGGCGGATTGGTTTTGATAAATGCAAATACCATTGATGGAGGAGGATTTGCCATAAATGCAAATGCAAACAACGTAATTGAAATCACCGACTCAGAAGGCGCTGGTGGTGCAGGTGCAGGCGGCTCAGTTATTTTGCGCGTTTCTAATTACAGCTCTGATCTCTACGTAAATACAATTGGTGGATTTGGCGGAAGTATAGAAAGCACGATCTGGGCGGGAACTTGTCATGGTCCGGGTGGTGGTGGAGGCGGTGGTTATCTTGGGATTTCATTGCCGGCTTTACCCGCTAATGTTTTTTTAAATAATGTTGGTGGTCTACCGGGAATAATTACGAGTCCTGGAGCATTTTGCACCGGAACTCCGCATGGTGCAGAACCCGGAGCTGTTGGTGGTGTGATGACAAATATTCCGGAATCGCTGATCTATCCTGTTGTGGATTTAGGAAATGATACTGCCGTTTGTGTTTATCTGGATCCATTTATTTTAGATGCCGGAGCCGGATTTGAATATGTATGGAATGATCTTACTACAGATCAAACACTTGATATTTATAATGACGGAATTTATTTTGTTGCAGTTTCCAATGCCTTTGGCTGTACCGATTTTGATAGCATAACAATAATTGTAAATGATGCACCGCCACTTAATCTTCCGGATACAATTCAATTTTGTTTTGGTGAGGAATTTATTTATGATGCAGGTGCTGGTGTAGTTAGTTATTTATGGCAAGACGGATCATCCACACAAACTTTTACCGCAGCAGAGGAAGGAATTTATTGGGTTACTATAACTAATGCAATTGGATGTTCCACAACTGATTCCTCTATAATTTTAACTCCCTGGTCACTTCCTGTTTTTAATTTGGGAAGTGATAGTATTATTTGTTTGGGAGATGAAATTTTATTGGATGCAACACAAATTAATTCCACCTATTTATGGAATGATGGAAATACAAATTCAACACAATTAATTACGGTGCCCGGTTTGTATTCAGTAGAAGTTACGAATGAATTTAATTGTACCTCATTTGATGAAATTAATTTCACCCCGGGTTGTGGACACGACATTTTTGTGCCCAATGCATTTAGTCCTAACGAAGATGGTGTGAATGATGATTTTAATGTTGTCCCCTACAATCCGATTATAAATTATGATCTTAAAATATTTTCCCGCTGGGGACAATTGCTTTATAATAGCGCCGACATCAATATAGGCTGGGACGGAAATATTCGCAATAAGCCTGCAGAGATAGGCACTTATATCACTTTAATAACTTATCAGGTGGAAACATTTGAAGGGCCTGTTACTTATACGTTGAATGGGACGGTTACGTTGTTGAGGTGA
- a CDS encoding ferritin, with protein MLTKKVETALNRQIEMEAYASNYYLSAASWCDAKGLQGAAVFLYGHADEERMHMMKIFNYVNDAGGHALAPNIKQPPTKFKSLKELFEAVFDHELDVTKSINSLVDLCMNEKDHSSYNFLQWYVAEQHEEEKLFRGVLEKINLLGPDDSRGLYWIDRELAGMTAAGGGK; from the coding sequence ATGCTTACTAAAAAGGTTGAAACCGCTTTAAACCGCCAAATAGAAATGGAGGCTTATGCTTCTAATTATTATCTCTCGGCCGCATCCTGGTGCGATGCCAAGGGATTACAGGGTGCCGCAGTGTTTTTATATGGACATGCAGACGAAGAACGCATGCACATGATGAAAATATTCAATTATGTTAACGATGCAGGCGGTCACGCACTCGCACCAAACATAAAACAACCTCCAACCAAGTTTAAGTCGCTAAAAGAATTATTTGAAGCTGTGTTTGACCATGAATTGGATGTTACCAAATCGATAAATTCGCTGGTGGATCTTTGTATGAATGAAAAAGATCACTCCTCTTATAACTTCCTGCAATGGTATGTGGCTGAACAACATGAAGAAGAAAAATTATTCCGTGGCGTTCTCGAAAAGATCAATTTATTGGGTCCTGACGATTCCAGAGGTCTCTACTGGATAGATCGCGAACTTGCCGGCATGACTGCTGCAGGTGGAGGAAAGTGA
- a CDS encoding glycosyltransferase has product MSSSEKKKILIAPLDWGLGHATRCIPVVRACLGMSHDVIIASTGRSLQLLKKEFPQLTAIDVPAYDIQYQKKGSFIIKIISQLGKVFRGIKREHKVTQQIITEHKIDLIISDNRYGIYSKNVYSVIISHQMMVKIPKFKIAEPFVYLWLQYQHRKFNAIWIPDVKNEPNISGDLSHKYKLPKHAQFIGVLTRFRKPEIQPAIKYNVLAIISGPEPQRTIFEDLIIEQAQQTTKKYVIVSGISEKNTDIQINDNIRIISHLPGEELFQLILSSEIIISRGGYSTLMDLAVLNKKCIFVPTPGQTEQEYLVEELHDKKMVYGIDQGQFKLQTALEEVEKTKGFYVGVDVKEFEGVLRDTINGI; this is encoded by the coding sequence TTGAGCTCCTCCGAAAAGAAAAAAATTTTAATTGCCCCTCTCGACTGGGGATTAGGACATGCCACGCGCTGCATACCGGTTGTTCGGGCTTGTCTGGGTATGAGCCACGACGTAATAATTGCCTCTACCGGCCGCTCCCTGCAACTGTTAAAAAAAGAATTTCCACAATTAACCGCAATTGATGTTCCGGCCTACGATATCCAATATCAGAAAAAGGGAAGTTTTATTATTAAAATTATTAGTCAATTAGGAAAAGTGTTTCGCGGAATTAAAAGAGAACATAAAGTAACACAACAAATAATTACAGAACACAAAATAGATCTCATTATTTCAGACAACCGTTATGGTATTTATAGTAAGAATGTATATAGCGTAATCATCAGTCATCAAATGATGGTAAAGATCCCAAAATTTAAAATTGCAGAACCCTTCGTGTATTTATGGTTGCAATATCAGCATAGAAAATTTAATGCGATCTGGATTCCCGATGTAAAAAATGAACCTAATATTTCAGGTGATCTTTCACATAAATATAAATTGCCTAAGCACGCACAATTTATCGGTGTGCTTACCCGCTTCCGCAAACCGGAAATTCAGCCGGCTATAAAATATAATGTGCTCGCAATTATTTCGGGACCGGAACCGCAGCGCACAATTTTTGAAGATCTCATAATTGAACAAGCGCAACAAACTACTAAAAAATATGTAATAGTAAGTGGCATATCAGAAAAAAATACGGATATTCAAATTAATGATAATATTCGAATTATCTCACATCTTCCGGGAGAAGAATTATTCCAATTAATTTTAAGTTCTGAAATTATTATTTCGCGCGGCGGATACAGCACTTTAATGGATCTTGCCGTATTAAATAAGAAATGCATATTTGTCCCAACTCCCGGACAAACAGAACAAGAATATCTCGTAGAGGAATTACATGATAAGAAAATGGTATACGGAATAGATCAAGGACAATTTAAGTTGCAAACGGCACTGGAGGAAGTGGAAAAAACTAAAGGGTTTTATGTGGGAGTTGATGTAAAGGAGTTTGAAGGGGTGCTGAGAGATACAATAAATGGAATTTAA
- a CDS encoding DUF1572 domain-containing protein encodes MSIINQITKHFRDVHFGGNWTSVNVKDTLADISWEEAKTKVYDLNTIATLVFHMNYYVENVLKVLHGEPLNASDKLSFNVPEINNSEDWQKLVTKTLTEAELFALQLGKMDESKLLETFSDSKYCNYYKNMHGIIEHTHYHLGQISLLKKILRREN; translated from the coding sequence ATGTCAATAATAAATCAAATAACAAAACATTTCAGAGATGTACATTTCGGAGGTAATTGGACTTCTGTAAATGTTAAGGATACTTTAGCCGATATAAGTTGGGAAGAAGCTAAAACTAAAGTATATGATCTGAATACTATTGCAACGCTTGTTTTTCATATGAATTATTATGTGGAAAATGTTTTGAAGGTGCTGCATGGAGAACCATTAAATGCAAGTGACAAATTAAGTTTTAATGTACCTGAAATCAATAATTCTGAGGACTGGCAGAAGTTAGTTACGAAAACATTAACAGAAGCAGAATTATTTGCCCTTCAACTCGGCAAAATGGATGAATCCAAACTATTGGAAACATTTAGTGATTCGAAATACTGCAATTATTACAAAAATATGCATGGAATTATTGAGCATACACATTATCATTTAGGACAAATAAGTTTATTGAAAAAAATATTACGGAGGGAAAACTGA
- a CDS encoding DUF1059 domain-containing protein, with protein MKTMTCKQLGGACDTEFTANSFEEIAQMSKDHGMEMMQKMDQPHLQAMGKMRELMQNSNAMNEWFEGKRKEFELLPDSE; from the coding sequence ATGAAAACAATGACCTGTAAACAATTAGGTGGCGCTTGTGACACAGAATTCACAGCAAACAGCTTTGAAGAAATTGCTCAAATGAGTAAGGATCACGGTATGGAGATGATGCAAAAAATGGATCAGCCTCATCTTCAGGCAATGGGAAAAATGCGTGAGTTAATGCAAAATTCCAACGCCATGAACGAATGGTTTGAAGGCAAACGAAAAGAATTTGAACTTTTACCTGATTCGGAATAA
- a CDS encoding HipA domain-containing protein has translation MTLPKIQFCPGTLAGGFTTYSRTCLKRVFNDRKVHHILPYNSPSSNSKADQIFEDNRKHISISGVQEKFSLIMVKNKLKLAREGEKGTHILKPIPTAGKRIEQMPANEHLTMQIARQIFKIETAENALIFFADGTPAYITKRFDINLDGTKNAQDDFASLAGKTPQTHGEHYKYSGNYLDLFELMKYYLPAYRSESPKLLKLILFNYLFSNGDAHLKNFSITETDLGDYRLSPAYDLLNSRIHVDDKDFALNDGLLPKNLSKGNIRNQFSLLAKHAEINEDIFKAIMDQMLSESTEVKRMIHASFLSESSKRNYWQTYQNKFKQLMKF, from the coding sequence GTGACTTTACCAAAAATACAATTCTGCCCCGGAACTTTAGCAGGAGGTTTTACCACCTACAGTAGAACCTGCTTAAAAAGAGTTTTTAACGACAGAAAAGTTCATCACATCTTACCATATAATTCCCCCTCCTCAAATTCAAAAGCAGATCAAATATTTGAAGATAACAGAAAACACATTTCTATTTCGGGAGTACAGGAAAAATTTTCCCTAATCATGGTAAAAAACAAATTAAAACTAGCAAGGGAAGGAGAAAAAGGAACGCATATATTGAAGCCCATTCCCACTGCAGGAAAAAGAATTGAGCAGATGCCGGCAAATGAGCATCTTACCATGCAAATTGCTAGACAGATATTCAAAATAGAAACTGCGGAAAATGCATTAATTTTTTTTGCAGATGGAACACCTGCCTACATTACAAAACGATTTGACATAAATTTAGATGGCACAAAAAATGCCCAGGATGATTTTGCCTCACTTGCAGGAAAAACACCCCAAACCCATGGCGAACATTATAAATATTCGGGAAATTATCTCGATCTATTTGAATTAATGAAATATTACTTACCTGCTTATAGATCAGAATCACCTAAATTATTAAAATTAATTTTATTTAATTATTTATTTTCTAATGGCGATGCACATCTTAAAAATTTTTCAATAACCGAAACTGATCTGGGAGATTATCGATTGAGTCCCGCCTATGATCTGTTGAACAGTCGCATCCATGTTGACGATAAAGACTTTGCCTTAAACGATGGATTGTTACCTAAAAATTTAAGTAAAGGGAATATAAGAAATCAATTTTCATTACTGGCCAAACATGCCGAAATAAATGAGGATATTTTTAAAGCCATTATGGATCAAATGTTATCAGAATCCACTGAAGTAAAAAGAATGATTCATGCGTCCTTTTTAAGTGAATCGAGCAAAAGAAATTATTGGCAGACTTATCAAAATAAATTTAAACAATTAATGAAGTTTTAG
- a CDS encoding HipA N-terminal domain-containing protein, whose translation MRSAKIFFKEEEAGVLTQFDDGNFSFMYNRFWLADDSKPGISLTLPKREEEYRSKFLFPFFYNMLPEGNNKYIVCKHHRIDNDDHFGLLMITAKYDSIGAVSVIKIKE comes from the coding sequence ATGAGATCGGCAAAAATATTTTTTAAGGAAGAAGAAGCAGGAGTATTAACACAATTTGATGATGGTAATTTTTCCTTTATGTATAATAGGTTCTGGCTGGCAGATGACAGCAAGCCGGGTATAAGCCTAACCTTGCCCAAAAGAGAGGAGGAGTATAGGTCAAAATTTTTATTCCCATTTTTTTACAACATGTTGCCGGAAGGAAATAATAAATACATTGTCTGCAAACATCACCGAATTGATAACGACGATCATTTTGGTTTATTAATGATCACAGCAAAATATGATAGCATCGGAGCGGTGAGTGTTATAAAAATTAAAGAATAG
- a CDS encoding helix-turn-helix transcriptional regulator produces MHFHDLIKLIKARRTELNVTQETLAELSGVGLRTLKQFESGKGNPTILTLKKLADVLGLDLYLKIKDRSETK; encoded by the coding sequence ATGCACTTTCATGATCTGATTAAACTTATTAAAGCACGTCGCACAGAACTTAACGTTACGCAGGAAACCCTTGCAGAATTGTCGGGTGTGGGATTGCGTACCCTAAAACAATTTGAAAGCGGCAAGGGGAATCCTACAATTTTAACACTGAAGAAACTTGCAGATGTTTTAGGATTGGATCTGTATTTAAAAATAAAAGATAGGTCGGAAACTAAATGA